The following coding sequences are from one Salvia hispanica cultivar TCC Black 2014 chromosome 3, UniMelb_Shisp_WGS_1.0, whole genome shotgun sequence window:
- the LOC125216462 gene encoding uncharacterized protein LOC125216462: MVPICVECGTRSNPCRCKVVGPTVGFLAFAAAALVEWPVGALVYCFRHMKGRRIMAHPATVVYPKVTNSIPI; this comes from the coding sequence ATGGTTCCAATATGCGTGGAATGCGGGACTCGGAGCAACCCATGCAGGTGCAAGGTGGTGGGTCCCACCGTCGGCTTCCTGGCGTtcgcggcggcggcgctggTGGAGTGGCCCGTCGGCGCACTCGTCTACTGCTTCCGCCACATGAAGGGCCGCCGCATCATGGCTCACCCCGCCACCGTCGTTTACCCCAAAGTCACTAACTCCATCCctatatag